A region from the Anaeromyxobacter diazotrophicus genome encodes:
- a CDS encoding YraN family protein — translation MTARPRGAAPAERGARGREAEALAAAFLEGQGYRVLARNHATRRGEVDLVCREGATLCFVEVRSRTRGDYGPPEESVTVAKARRVVGAATDWALRHGGLSQPMRFDVVAVDLSGPAPRCTLFRGAFDADGRWT, via the coding sequence GTGACGGCGCGGCCCCGGGGCGCCGCCCCGGCGGAGCGCGGCGCCCGCGGGCGCGAGGCCGAGGCGCTCGCGGCCGCCTTCCTGGAGGGGCAGGGCTACCGCGTGCTGGCGAGGAACCACGCCACCCGCCGCGGCGAGGTCGACCTCGTCTGCCGCGAGGGCGCGACCCTCTGCTTCGTCGAGGTCCGCAGCCGGACCCGGGGCGACTACGGCCCGCCCGAGGAGTCGGTGACGGTGGCCAAGGCGCGCCGGGTGGTGGGCGCGGCCACCGACTGGGCGCTGCGCCACGGCGGGCTCTCGCAGCCCATGCGCTTCGACGTGGTGGCGGTCGACCTCTCCGGCCCCGCCCCGCGCTGCACGCTCTTCCGTGGCGCCTTCGACGCCGACGGGCGGTGGACGTGA
- a CDS encoding transglycosylase SLT domain-containing protein: MTTLVLSLLLATTANPTATATATPTATATPTATATATATPTATVATTNAAAVPKAASTPAAVGPAPFTEADAAPLFAAGPLAKARADLDAGRFDAAAKGFERATAPEARYLRAAALVQGHRGAEALKALDGLEEKLPEVADRVAFWRARAREAAGAPRAAAADYAAVGEGSLLWAEAQLARARALHAAGDRAAALDALAPILSLPAPDEVTKGDFAAEALLLDGRLRAAGKTSAELAWARRAYVDCWAGHPLAGEAATCLAELRRLPKPAGAPPATEDALRRAEALLDANRNAPALAELQKLVPGLPGPGPGEPVACRARFALGKAYRKERQHTKAIEILKPVVERCEDPQLRVRAVYVLASAASIAAPEEGVTWYRVLARDYPAHPFADDALFYAADLLARAGHTDEALAALADLSERYPKGDFRAEALFRIAWIERQAGHAAGALASLARIERDYEASDPYEHARAVYWRARLLWDRAADGDREAALEAWRALAGRYPADYYGLLARARVEEAKPGSAPPWVRVEAAAEEGLRYQPGPLARDRHFRAGVLLLRLGLSRAAAEELGAVDRKALSQGEPLLLVAELLDRAGDHKASHHLIRSLGRAALRQKPEGAALRVWRVAYPPAYRQEVERWAPPNGVPPDLLLALMREESGLDPTVISGAGAVGLTQLMLPTAQGVAKRLKLGRVRQADLMRPPLAIRIGATYFGGLLRRYDGSEALALAAYNVGDGPVKRWLEQRGTLPLDAFVEEIPVQETRGYVKRVLRSYAAYRFLYGGRDGKPVHLAQPLPKLAQGSP, translated from the coding sequence ATGACGACGCTCGTACTCAGCCTGCTGCTCGCAACGACCGCGAATCCGACCGCGACCGCGACCGCGACCCCGACCGCGACCGCGACCCCGACCGCGACCGCGACCGCGACCGCGACCCCGACCGCGACCGTGGCGACGACGAACGCGGCCGCGGTCCCGAAGGCGGCCTCGACCCCGGCTGCGGTGGGGCCGGCGCCGTTCACCGAGGCCGACGCGGCGCCGCTCTTCGCGGCCGGGCCGCTGGCGAAGGCGCGCGCCGACCTCGACGCGGGGCGCTTCGACGCGGCCGCGAAGGGGTTCGAGCGCGCCACCGCGCCGGAGGCGCGCTACCTGCGTGCGGCGGCGCTCGTCCAGGGGCACCGCGGGGCGGAGGCGCTGAAGGCGCTCGACGGGCTCGAGGAGAAGCTCCCGGAGGTCGCCGACCGCGTCGCCTTCTGGCGGGCGCGCGCCCGCGAGGCGGCGGGCGCGCCGCGCGCGGCCGCGGCCGACTACGCCGCGGTGGGGGAGGGCTCGCTCCTGTGGGCCGAGGCGCAGCTCGCCCGCGCCCGCGCGCTGCACGCCGCCGGCGACCGCGCCGCCGCGCTCGACGCGCTCGCGCCCATCCTCTCCCTCCCCGCGCCGGACGAGGTCACGAAGGGCGACTTCGCGGCCGAGGCGCTGCTCCTCGACGGGCGGCTGCGCGCGGCCGGGAAGACCTCGGCCGAGCTGGCCTGGGCGCGGCGCGCCTACGTCGACTGCTGGGCGGGCCACCCGCTCGCGGGCGAGGCCGCCACCTGCCTCGCCGAGCTGCGGCGCCTGCCGAAGCCGGCCGGGGCTCCTCCCGCGACCGAGGACGCGCTCCGCCGCGCGGAGGCGCTGCTCGACGCCAACCGGAACGCGCCGGCGCTGGCGGAGCTGCAGAAGCTCGTGCCCGGCCTGCCCGGCCCCGGCCCCGGGGAGCCGGTCGCGTGCCGCGCGCGCTTCGCGCTCGGCAAGGCGTACCGCAAGGAGCGCCAGCACACGAAGGCGATCGAGATCCTGAAGCCGGTGGTCGAGCGCTGCGAGGATCCGCAGCTCCGGGTCCGCGCCGTCTACGTCCTCGCCAGCGCCGCCTCCATCGCGGCGCCCGAGGAGGGCGTCACCTGGTACCGCGTGCTGGCGCGCGACTACCCGGCCCACCCGTTCGCCGACGACGCGCTCTTCTACGCCGCCGACCTGCTCGCCCGCGCCGGCCACACCGACGAGGCGCTGGCCGCGCTGGCCGACCTGTCGGAGCGCTACCCCAAGGGCGACTTCCGGGCCGAGGCGCTCTTCCGCATCGCCTGGATCGAGCGGCAGGCGGGCCACGCCGCGGGCGCGCTCGCCTCGCTGGCGCGGATCGAGCGCGACTACGAGGCGAGCGATCCGTACGAGCACGCCCGGGCCGTCTACTGGCGCGCGCGCCTCCTGTGGGACCGCGCCGCCGACGGCGACCGCGAGGCGGCGCTGGAGGCGTGGCGCGCGCTCGCCGGGCGCTACCCGGCCGACTACTACGGCCTCCTGGCGCGGGCGCGGGTGGAGGAGGCGAAGCCCGGCTCCGCGCCGCCGTGGGTGCGGGTGGAGGCGGCCGCGGAGGAGGGCCTGCGCTACCAGCCCGGCCCGCTCGCGCGCGACCGCCACTTCCGGGCCGGCGTGCTGCTGCTGCGCCTGGGGCTCTCGCGCGCGGCGGCGGAGGAGCTGGGCGCCGTGGACCGGAAGGCGCTCTCCCAGGGCGAGCCGCTCCTGCTGGTGGCGGAGCTGCTCGACCGCGCCGGCGACCACAAGGCCTCGCACCACCTCATCCGCTCGCTGGGCCGGGCGGCGCTCCGGCAGAAGCCCGAGGGCGCGGCGTTGCGCGTGTGGCGGGTCGCGTACCCGCCCGCCTACCGCCAGGAGGTGGAGCGGTGGGCGCCGCCGAACGGCGTCCCCCCCGACCTCCTGCTCGCGCTCATGCGCGAGGAGAGCGGGCTCGACCCGACGGTCATCTCGGGCGCCGGCGCGGTGGGCCTCACCCAGCTCATGCTCCCCACCGCCCAGGGCGTGGCGAAGCGGCTCAAGCTGGGGCGAGTGCGGCAGGCGGACCTCATGAGGCCGCCGCTGGCGATCCGCATCGGGGCCACGTACTTCGGGGGCCTCCTGCGGCGCTACGACGGCTCGGAGGCGCTGGCGCTCGCCGCGTACAACGTCGGCGACGGCCCGGTGAAGCGCTGGCTCGAGCAGCGCGGGACGCTGCCGCTCGACGCGTTCGTCGAGGAGATCCCGGTGCAGGAGACGCGGGGGTACGTGAAGCGCGTCCTCCGCTCGTACGCCGCGTACCGGTTCCTCTACGGCGGCCGCGACGGGAAGCCGGTCCACCTGGCGCAGCCGCTGCCGAAGCTCGCGCAGGGAAGCCCGTGA
- the rsmI gene encoding 16S rRNA (cytidine(1402)-2'-O)-methyltransferase: MSEPSAGRGTLYVVATPIGNLGDLTPRAAEVLRRVRAVAAEDTRRTLQLFAHLGAPAPQLLALPAFDERGRLGPVLARLAAGEEVALCTDAGTPGVSDPGQQLVAAAWEAGARVVPLPGPCAAVTALVASGLPSDRFFVQGFLPRKGGGRAEALALLRQLPATLVIYEAGNRTPETLSDLAAALGDRPAAVARELTKLHEELARGTLRELAERFAAGARGEVTLVVAGAAQGTPAEEPAPEPLEDALRRRMAAGEAPSAIAREVAKARGLKRADVYAALERLKGR; encoded by the coding sequence GTGAGCGAGCCCTCCGCCGGGCGCGGCACGCTGTACGTGGTGGCGACGCCCATCGGCAACCTGGGCGACCTCACCCCCCGCGCCGCCGAGGTGCTGCGCCGCGTCCGCGCGGTGGCCGCCGAGGACACCCGGCGGACGCTGCAGCTCTTCGCCCACCTGGGCGCGCCCGCGCCGCAGCTCCTCGCGCTGCCCGCCTTCGACGAGCGCGGGCGGCTCGGGCCGGTGCTGGCGCGGCTGGCCGCGGGCGAGGAGGTGGCCCTCTGCACCGACGCGGGCACCCCCGGCGTGTCCGACCCCGGCCAGCAGCTCGTGGCCGCCGCCTGGGAGGCGGGCGCGCGGGTGGTGCCGCTCCCCGGCCCGTGCGCCGCGGTGACGGCGCTGGTGGCCTCGGGGCTCCCCTCCGACCGCTTCTTCGTGCAGGGCTTCCTCCCGCGCAAGGGCGGCGGCCGGGCGGAGGCGCTGGCGCTCCTGCGCCAGCTCCCGGCCACGCTCGTGATCTACGAGGCCGGCAACCGCACCCCGGAGACGCTCTCCGACCTGGCGGCGGCGCTGGGCGACCGGCCGGCGGCGGTGGCGCGCGAGCTGACCAAGCTCCACGAGGAGCTCGCGCGCGGCACGCTGCGCGAGCTGGCGGAGCGGTTCGCGGCCGGCGCCCGGGGCGAGGTGACGCTGGTGGTGGCGGGCGCCGCCCAGGGGACGCCGGCGGAGGAACCCGCGCCCGAGCCACTGGAGGACGCGCTGCGCCGCCGGATGGCGGCCGGCGAGGCGCCGAGCGCGATCGCACGCGAGGTGGCGAAGGCGCGCGGCCTGAAGCGCGCCGACGTCTACGCGGCGCTGGAGCGCCTCAAGGGCCGGTAG
- a CDS encoding helix-turn-helix domain-containing protein, producing MKPLAEQNLYELLELPPDAREDDIVKAWDRLNALCAPGSLATYTLVAQEDAALLGRRLEEALTVLLDPVARERYDASLSLTPAPRAASSAEASVSGPESPSRPRPVPEVHRPRALPPIIPPLREVPTPSAPATPIALERVSASAEAPAPAEAPAAGPAAAAAPIPLVTPLPCTPPFAAVTPLPATLPAVPPPAAAPLAAAGPEPLLGEPGRYTGDALRRAREARGITLPQLCERTKITRHHLENLEADRYERLPAAVYLRGMLMALSKELRLDGQKVARSYLDAMAAAAPPAPPPPPRATQR from the coding sequence GTGAAGCCGCTCGCCGAGCAGAACCTGTACGAGCTCCTGGAGCTGCCGCCCGACGCGCGCGAGGACGACATCGTGAAGGCGTGGGACCGGCTGAACGCGCTCTGCGCGCCCGGGTCGCTCGCCACGTACACGCTGGTGGCGCAGGAGGACGCGGCCCTGCTCGGGCGCCGCCTCGAGGAGGCCCTCACCGTCCTGCTCGACCCCGTGGCGCGGGAGCGCTACGACGCGAGCCTCTCGCTCACCCCCGCGCCGCGCGCCGCCAGCAGCGCCGAGGCGTCCGTCTCCGGGCCGGAGTCGCCCTCGCGGCCGCGGCCGGTCCCGGAGGTCCACCGGCCGCGCGCCCTGCCGCCCATCATCCCGCCGCTGCGCGAGGTCCCGACGCCGAGCGCGCCGGCCACGCCCATCGCCCTCGAGCGGGTGTCGGCCTCGGCGGAGGCGCCGGCCCCCGCGGAAGCGCCGGCCGCCGGGCCCGCGGCCGCCGCGGCGCCCATCCCGCTCGTGACGCCGCTCCCCTGCACCCCGCCGTTCGCGGCGGTGACGCCCCTCCCGGCCACCTTGCCGGCGGTGCCGCCCCCGGCCGCGGCGCCGCTCGCGGCCGCCGGCCCCGAGCCGCTCCTCGGCGAGCCCGGCCGCTACACCGGCGACGCGCTGCGCCGCGCGCGGGAGGCGCGCGGGATCACGCTCCCGCAGCTCTGCGAGCGCACCAAGATCACGCGCCATCACCTCGAGAACCTGGAGGCCGATCGCTACGAGCGGCTGCCCGCCGCCGTCTACCTGCGCGGCATGCTGATGGCGCTCTCGAAGGAGCTGCGGCTGGACGGGCAGAAGGTGGCGCGCAGCTACCTCGACGCGATGGCGGCCGCCGCTCCGCCGGCCCCGCCGCCGCCCCCGCGCGCCACCCAGCGTTGA
- a CDS encoding HNH endonuclease — protein sequence MLETGVLVLNRVYQPVHITSVRRAFSLLYQGAAKAIDEEFQLFDFDSWRALAVAVHQDAVGTVGRRIRVPRVIVLMAYERMPKTRIRFSRFNIYARDENTCQYCGARLPRAELNLDHVVPRSRGGATSWDNVVCSCVPCNLRKGGRTPEEAHMRLLRHPARPRWTPIFRSAARRAFYREWRPFLSLADAAYWNAELLAH from the coding sequence ATGCTCGAGACCGGCGTCCTCGTCCTGAACCGGGTCTACCAGCCGGTCCACATCACCTCGGTCCGGCGGGCCTTCTCGCTGCTCTACCAGGGCGCGGCCAAGGCCATCGACGAGGAGTTCCAGCTCTTCGACTTCGACAGCTGGCGGGCGCTCGCGGTGGCGGTGCACCAGGACGCGGTGGGCACCGTGGGCCGGCGCATCCGCGTGCCGCGGGTCATCGTGCTCATGGCCTACGAGCGGATGCCGAAGACGCGCATCCGCTTCTCGCGCTTCAACATCTACGCCCGCGACGAGAACACCTGCCAGTACTGCGGCGCGCGCCTGCCGCGGGCGGAGCTCAACCTCGACCACGTCGTGCCGCGCTCCCGCGGCGGCGCCACGAGCTGGGACAACGTGGTGTGCTCGTGTGTGCCGTGCAACCTGCGCAAGGGCGGGCGGACGCCCGAGGAGGCGCACATGCGGCTCCTCCGGCACCCGGCCCGGCCGCGCTGGACCCCGATCTTCCGCTCCGCGGCGCGGCGCGCCTTCTACCGCGAGTGGCGGCCGTTCCTCTCGCTCGCGGACGCCGCCTACTGGAACGCCGAGCTGCTCGCGCATTGA
- a CDS encoding RluA family pseudouridine synthase, with product MPETRSLLAPAALAGLRLDVALTRLAPDLTRARAQRLLEGGHVLVDGRAPKAAARLRGGERLVLTLPDPEPSGLVAQDLPLQVLFEDDDLLVLDKAAGMVVHPARGSPHSTVVNALLYRLGSGGPGDRLGLVHRLDKETSGCLVVAKREEALAALQAAFKRREVEKRYLALVHGAIAAEGRLDTPYGRHPRDRTRYTSRLAESSRRAITAWRVREAFPGAALVEVELHTGRTHQIRVHLSEAGHPLLADAAYGGTRREARLAAEDPVRRAAAAVGRQALHAWRLAFPHPRTGEQVAFEAPLPRDFEAALAVLRAPASPR from the coding sequence GTGCCCGAGACGCGCTCGCTCCTCGCCCCGGCGGCGCTGGCCGGCCTCCGCCTCGACGTCGCCCTCACCCGGCTCGCGCCGGACCTGACGCGCGCCCGCGCCCAGCGGCTGCTGGAGGGGGGGCACGTGCTCGTGGACGGGCGCGCGCCCAAGGCGGCGGCGCGGCTGCGCGGCGGCGAGCGGCTCGTGCTGACGCTCCCGGATCCGGAGCCGTCCGGCCTCGTGGCGCAGGACCTGCCGCTCCAGGTGCTGTTCGAGGACGACGACCTGCTCGTCCTCGACAAGGCGGCCGGCATGGTGGTCCACCCGGCCCGCGGCTCGCCACACTCGACGGTCGTGAACGCGCTGCTATACCGGCTCGGCTCCGGCGGCCCCGGCGACCGGCTCGGCCTCGTGCACCGGCTCGACAAGGAGACCTCGGGCTGCCTGGTGGTGGCGAAGCGCGAGGAGGCGCTGGCGGCGCTGCAGGCCGCGTTCAAGCGGCGCGAGGTGGAGAAGCGCTACCTCGCGCTGGTCCACGGGGCGATCGCGGCGGAGGGGCGCCTCGACACGCCCTACGGCCGCCATCCGCGCGACCGGACCCGCTACACCTCGCGGCTGGCGGAGAGCTCCCGGCGGGCGATCACCGCCTGGCGCGTCCGCGAGGCGTTCCCCGGGGCGGCGCTGGTCGAGGTCGAGCTCCACACCGGCCGCACGCACCAGATCCGGGTGCACCTCTCCGAGGCCGGCCACCCGCTCCTCGCCGACGCGGCGTACGGCGGCACGCGGCGCGAGGCGCGGCTCGCCGCCGAGGATCCGGTGCGGCGGGCGGCGGCGGCCGTGGGGCGCCAGGCGCTGCACGCCTGGCGGCTCGCCTTCCCGCACCCGCGCACGGGAGAGCAGGTCGCCTTCGAGGCGCCGCTGCCGCGGGACTTCGAGGCGGCGCTGGCGGTGCTCAGGGCCCCCGCTTCACCGCGCTGA
- a CDS encoding sigma-54-dependent transcriptional regulator, whose product MPHVLIVDDELNIRRVLAAMLKREGYEVTTAADGEQALAVLQKTPVHVVVTDLVMPRMSGLVLLERAQAEFPDVPVIMITAHGTVDSAVQALKAGAFDYITKPFEQEELKKVIAKAARAHELERQNVHAAAAPLVGASPSMRQVYEIVAKVADSPSTVLITGESGTGKELVAREIHRRSSRRDKPLIKVNCAAIPKDLVESELFGYEKGAFTGAVGSKPGRFELADGGTLFLDEIGEIPVEMQVKLLRALQESEFERVGGIRTLKVDVRLIAATNRDLKALIADGRFREDLYYRLAVVPVGLPPLRDRKDDIPLLVEHFIAKYDQRLGKKVERVDDEALQTLLAYGWPGNIRELENLMERSVLFADGPVIEGASLPDALRERTPGAATPIAAVGPLGAIAAPSGASMKEIVRQAQAELEKELIGRALEETGGNVTRAAKRLQISRKSLQVKMKELGLRGGEGEE is encoded by the coding sequence GTGCCCCACGTCCTCATCGTCGACGACGAGCTCAACATCCGCCGGGTGCTGGCGGCCATGCTGAAGCGGGAGGGGTACGAGGTCACCACCGCCGCCGACGGCGAGCAGGCGCTGGCCGTGCTGCAGAAGACGCCGGTCCACGTGGTGGTGACCGACCTCGTCATGCCGCGGATGAGCGGGCTCGTCCTGCTGGAGCGGGCGCAGGCCGAGTTCCCGGACGTCCCGGTCATCATGATCACCGCCCACGGCACGGTGGACAGCGCCGTCCAGGCGCTCAAGGCGGGCGCGTTCGACTACATCACCAAGCCCTTCGAGCAGGAGGAGCTGAAGAAGGTCATCGCCAAGGCGGCCCGGGCCCACGAGCTCGAGCGCCAGAACGTGCACGCGGCCGCGGCGCCGCTGGTGGGCGCCTCGCCCTCGATGCGCCAGGTGTACGAGATCGTGGCCAAGGTGGCCGACTCGCCCTCGACCGTGCTCATCACCGGCGAGAGCGGCACCGGAAAGGAGCTGGTGGCCCGCGAGATCCACCGGCGCTCCTCCCGCCGCGACAAGCCCCTCATCAAGGTGAACTGCGCCGCCATCCCCAAGGACCTCGTCGAGAGCGAGCTCTTCGGCTACGAGAAGGGCGCCTTCACCGGCGCGGTCGGCTCCAAGCCGGGCCGCTTCGAGCTCGCCGACGGCGGCACGCTCTTCCTGGACGAGATCGGGGAGATCCCGGTCGAGATGCAGGTGAAGCTCCTCCGCGCGCTGCAGGAGTCCGAGTTCGAGCGCGTGGGCGGCATCCGGACGCTGAAGGTGGACGTGCGGCTCATCGCGGCCACCAACCGCGACCTCAAGGCGCTCATCGCCGACGGCCGGTTCCGGGAGGACCTGTACTACCGCCTGGCGGTGGTGCCGGTCGGGCTCCCGCCGCTGCGCGATCGCAAGGACGACATCCCGCTCCTGGTCGAGCACTTCATCGCGAAGTACGACCAGCGGCTCGGCAAGAAGGTGGAGCGGGTCGACGACGAGGCCCTGCAGACGCTGCTCGCCTACGGGTGGCCCGGCAACATCCGCGAGCTCGAGAACCTGATGGAGCGCTCGGTGCTGTTCGCCGACGGCCCGGTCATCGAGGGCGCCTCGCTGCCGGACGCGCTGCGCGAGCGCACGCCCGGGGCGGCCACCCCCATCGCCGCGGTCGGCCCGCTCGGCGCCATCGCCGCCCCGAGCGGCGCCTCGATGAAGGAGATCGTGCGCCAGGCGCAGGCGGAGCTGGAGAAGGAGCTCATCGGCCGGGCGCTGGAGGAGACGGGCGGGAACGTCACGCGCGCGGCGAAGCGGCTCCAGATCAGCCGCAAGTCGCTGCAGGTGAAGATGAAGGAGCTGGGGCTGCGGGGGGGCGAAGGGGAGGAGTGA
- a CDS encoding GAF domain-containing sensor histidine kinase — MDIRTQASLLAAIVTLALAGAALLRDNRPRVFTLFALFAANLGLYSLADFFHRWPGAELGYDGWERVAVVMGALLPTTGLAFFLEFLGVARRPARRARNAMLAGSVSGLVVAASPLVHVAVAKLAVTLYVVGGMMAVLTVLWNRLHGAPTRVERARLLYLFIGACVAVALSTLDVLPRFGLPYPLEGLGAITLTVFMFFLSQTLLRHRLLDLHEFLGKIVVVTALGLVLVAIYGGLVSWVGNRPELFYFNTLVASFVILSLFEPLREKVEEWVIVTLFRERYELVRHLEQLRDRIATVIDPPRLATVLLDGLAETRRVTHASLWLFAEDRPGFRLLDSRGPPPAPFLEPAVARALLGAAGSGQKAILLENIERRLAELRAYLPPGPTDAEGRGAPAAVAEELKRLGDAKGAMATMRAGIAMPLTASDRVVGFLACWDERVPEAFASNEIAALIEVSDRAALVIENSKLYQQMKERDRLAALGEMAAGLAHEIRNPLAAIQGAIQLLLPQGAPRPGEPLAEGASEFLGIIADEVKRLNAVVTQFLDYSRPARAALAPGDVNEVLGRTLALLQADLPPAVKLAVELAPELPRVSCDPEQLRQVFLNLALNAVQAMPHGGELRISTRLARDEVALWRDTPRRSDLVEVRFRDTGPGIPEEARDHIFVPFYTTKEKGTGLGLAICQRIVKSHGGTIGVRSAAGEGAEFVIALPALWEGRPEKTEPSTSTPAPKPERRVRRRRRRRPAPKSV; from the coding sequence GTGGACATCCGCACCCAGGCCTCGCTCCTCGCGGCGATCGTGACCCTGGCCCTGGCCGGCGCGGCCCTGCTGCGCGACAACCGCCCGCGGGTCTTCACCCTGTTCGCGCTCTTCGCGGCCAACCTCGGCCTCTACTCGCTGGCCGACTTCTTCCACCGCTGGCCGGGCGCCGAGCTCGGCTACGACGGCTGGGAGCGGGTGGCGGTGGTGATGGGGGCGCTGCTCCCGACCACCGGGCTCGCCTTCTTCCTCGAGTTCCTGGGCGTGGCGCGGCGGCCCGCCCGCCGCGCGCGCAACGCGATGCTGGCGGGCTCGGTCTCGGGCCTGGTGGTGGCGGCGTCGCCGCTCGTCCACGTCGCCGTCGCGAAGCTCGCCGTCACGCTCTACGTGGTCGGCGGGATGATGGCGGTGCTGACCGTCCTGTGGAACCGCCTCCACGGCGCCCCGACGCGGGTGGAGCGGGCCCGCCTCCTGTACCTCTTCATCGGCGCGTGCGTCGCGGTCGCCCTCTCCACCCTCGACGTCCTGCCCCGCTTCGGCCTGCCCTACCCGCTCGAGGGGCTCGGCGCCATCACGCTCACCGTCTTCATGTTCTTCCTGTCGCAGACGCTCCTGCGGCACCGGCTGCTCGACCTGCACGAGTTCCTGGGGAAGATCGTGGTGGTGACCGCGCTCGGCCTGGTGCTGGTCGCGATCTACGGCGGGCTCGTCTCCTGGGTCGGCAACCGGCCCGAGCTCTTCTACTTCAACACCCTCGTCGCCTCCTTCGTCATCCTCTCGCTCTTCGAGCCGCTGCGGGAGAAGGTCGAGGAGTGGGTGATCGTGACGCTGTTCCGCGAGCGGTACGAGCTGGTGCGGCACCTCGAGCAGCTGCGGGACCGGATCGCCACCGTCATCGACCCGCCGCGCCTCGCGACCGTGCTGCTCGACGGCCTGGCCGAGACCCGGCGGGTGACCCACGCCTCCCTGTGGCTGTTCGCGGAGGACCGCCCCGGCTTCCGGCTCCTCGACAGCCGCGGCCCGCCCCCGGCGCCGTTCCTCGAGCCGGCGGTGGCGCGGGCCCTGCTCGGCGCCGCCGGCAGCGGGCAGAAGGCGATCCTCCTCGAGAACATCGAGCGCCGGCTCGCCGAGCTGCGCGCCTACCTCCCGCCGGGGCCGACCGACGCGGAGGGGCGCGGCGCCCCGGCGGCGGTGGCGGAGGAGCTGAAGCGGCTCGGCGACGCCAAGGGGGCGATGGCCACCATGCGCGCCGGCATCGCCATGCCGCTCACCGCCAGCGATCGCGTGGTCGGGTTCCTCGCCTGCTGGGACGAGCGGGTGCCGGAGGCCTTCGCCTCGAACGAGATCGCCGCCCTCATCGAGGTGTCCGACCGGGCCGCCCTCGTCATCGAGAACTCCAAGCTGTACCAGCAGATGAAGGAGCGCGACCGCCTGGCGGCGCTGGGCGAGATGGCGGCCGGCCTGGCGCACGAGATCCGCAACCCGCTCGCCGCCATCCAGGGCGCCATCCAGCTGCTCCTGCCGCAGGGCGCGCCCAGGCCGGGCGAGCCGCTGGCCGAGGGCGCGAGCGAGTTCCTCGGCATCATCGCCGACGAGGTGAAGCGGCTCAACGCGGTGGTGACGCAGTTCCTCGACTACTCGCGCCCGGCGCGCGCCGCGCTCGCCCCCGGCGACGTGAACGAGGTGCTGGGCCGGACCCTGGCGCTGCTCCAGGCCGACCTGCCGCCGGCGGTGAAGCTCGCCGTCGAGCTCGCGCCCGAGCTGCCGCGCGTGTCGTGCGATCCGGAGCAGCTGCGGCAGGTGTTCCTCAACCTCGCCCTCAACGCGGTGCAGGCGATGCCGCACGGGGGCGAGCTGCGCATCTCCACCCGGCTGGCCCGCGACGAGGTCGCGCTCTGGCGCGACACCCCGCGGCGGAGCGACCTGGTGGAGGTGCGGTTCCGCGACACCGGGCCCGGCATCCCCGAGGAGGCGCGCGACCACATCTTCGTGCCGTTCTACACCACGAAGGAGAAGGGCACCGGGCTCGGCCTCGCCATCTGCCAGCGCATCGTGAAGTCGCACGGCGGGACCATCGGCGTGCGCTCGGCGGCGGGCGAGGGCGCGGAGTTCGTGATCGCGCTGCCCGCGCTCTGGGAGGGCCGGCCCGAGAAGACCGAGCCGTCCACGTCCACGCCCGCGCCCAAGCCGGAGCGGCGCGTGCGGCGGCGACGCCGGCGCCGGCCCGCTCCCAAGTCGGTGTAG
- a CDS encoding P-loop NTPase → MADARPLQLVPADPPGPRRPAVRALRRPARVVSVGGGKGGIGKSLVAANLAIALARRGERVVLVDADLAGANLHTCLGLELPRRGLADVMERRAELAEVAVPTGVENLGLVAGAMDHPDAANPKLSQKARLVKQLQALDADRVVIDLGAGTHLHVLDLFLVSEHGLLVLVPEPSAVENVYRFVKAAFWRRVRHAVSAHGCEAQLRAVIGAGTFRSPAEILGALSARHPQSGAVLARELAAFRPRLVVNQARTPQDEQVGQAVVGAWRKFFGLRMDYLGHVPHDSEMWRAMRARRPLLVHAPEAAAAQSFAQLAEGLAALETAEIASGRAT, encoded by the coding sequence GTGGCGGATGCGCGACCCCTGCAGCTCGTGCCCGCGGACCCCCCCGGCCCGCGGCGCCCGGCCGTGCGCGCGCTGCGCCGGCCCGCGCGCGTGGTGAGCGTCGGCGGCGGCAAGGGCGGGATCGGCAAGAGCCTCGTCGCCGCGAACCTCGCCATCGCGCTCGCCCGCCGCGGCGAGCGCGTGGTGCTCGTGGACGCGGACCTGGCCGGCGCCAACCTGCACACCTGCCTCGGGCTCGAGCTGCCGCGGCGGGGCCTGGCCGACGTGATGGAGCGGCGCGCCGAGCTGGCCGAGGTGGCGGTGCCGACCGGCGTCGAGAACCTGGGGCTGGTGGCGGGGGCGATGGACCACCCCGACGCCGCGAACCCGAAGCTGTCGCAGAAGGCGCGGCTGGTGAAGCAGCTGCAGGCCCTCGACGCCGACCGGGTGGTCATCGACCTCGGCGCGGGGACCCACCTGCACGTGCTCGATCTCTTCCTCGTCTCCGAGCACGGCCTGCTGGTGCTGGTCCCGGAGCCGAGCGCGGTCGAGAACGTCTACCGCTTCGTGAAGGCGGCCTTCTGGCGGCGCGTCCGCCACGCCGTCTCGGCCCACGGCTGCGAGGCGCAGCTCCGGGCCGTCATCGGCGCGGGGACCTTCCGGAGCCCGGCCGAGATCCTGGGCGCGCTCTCGGCGCGCCACCCGCAGTCGGGCGCGGTGCTCGCCCGCGAGCTCGCCGCCTTCCGACCTCGCCTGGTGGTGAACCAGGCCCGCACGCCGCAGGACGAGCAGGTCGGGCAGGCGGTGGTCGGCGCCTGGCGGAAGTTCTTCGGGCTCCGGATGGACTACCTGGGCCACGTGCCGCACGACTCCGAGATGTGGCGCGCCATGCGGGCGCGCCGGCCGCTCCTGGTGCACGCGCCCGAGGCCGCCGCCGCCCAGAGCTTCGCCCAGCTCGCGGAGGGCCTGGCCGCCCTGGAGACCGCCGAGATCGCCAGCGGGAGAGCCACGTGA